From Pelotomaculum schinkii, the proteins below share one genomic window:
- a CDS encoding sigma-54 interaction domain-containing protein: MTRLAQVSESGQKVAEAIATVLKVDVEIIDTDLVRVAGTGIIRYDVGTRLLRGFVNKHVLQTGNHIFIREAGFHEICLSCPLTGQCFYKASIVYPITAGSETIGTISLIAFNEEQKETLGTNSDSLIEFIGRMADLISSKALESEILTERMVMSNHLEAVVDSVDECVIAVNSEGFITHFNRSAERVFGTRKKQILGKDSKQILPTLPFWEVLQEGKGFNSREVFIAYEGRKLHLLSTLKPIKLDSGQVVGVVGTFRDFKETQKLAYEIMSNQEMIVFEDIVGISRPMLEIKAKAQKVAASNSTVLIVGESGTGKEIFARAIHAAGPHGHRPFISINCAAMPENLLEIELFGYNEGAFSGARRGGKQGKFELGAGGTIFLEEIGNMSLYLQTKLLKVLKEKGIERVGGTRVIPVDVRVIAATNTDLRELVRKNIFRDDLYYQLSVIPLVIPPLRVRQEDIPILLDFYMKRFSKLLGKEIKGFDDEALNSCIKYYWPGNVRELVYAVEYAINLEENDLITMESLPQALRESVKKGTSAGITGDGKLMPLAQLEKEAIITALDQFGWTDEGKTRAARVLGISRATIYRKIQRYDLAPA, translated from the coding sequence ATGACAAGACTCGCCCAGGTCAGTGAAAGTGGCCAGAAAGTAGCCGAGGCCATTGCCACGGTGCTAAAAGTCGATGTAGAAATAATCGATACCGATCTGGTCCGCGTGGCCGGCACAGGTATAATTCGTTACGATGTCGGAACCAGGCTGTTGCGCGGCTTTGTCAATAAACACGTCCTGCAGACCGGTAACCATATTTTCATCAGGGAGGCCGGTTTTCATGAGATTTGCCTGTCCTGTCCCCTGACCGGGCAGTGCTTTTACAAGGCTTCCATTGTTTATCCCATCACCGCAGGCTCGGAAACTATCGGGACTATCAGCTTGATTGCCTTTAATGAAGAACAAAAGGAAACCCTCGGGACCAACTCCGATTCTTTGATCGAATTCATCGGCCGCATGGCGGACTTAATAAGCAGCAAGGCCCTGGAAAGCGAGATTTTAACAGAACGCATGGTAATGTCAAACCACCTTGAAGCTGTTGTCGACTCTGTTGACGAATGCGTTATCGCCGTCAATAGCGAAGGCTTTATCACCCACTTCAACCGTTCTGCGGAGCGTGTCTTCGGCACCAGGAAGAAACAGATCCTTGGCAAGGACTCCAAACAAATCCTGCCCACCCTGCCCTTTTGGGAGGTGCTGCAAGAAGGCAAGGGCTTCAACTCGCGCGAGGTTTTCATTGCTTATGAAGGGCGCAAGCTCCATCTGTTGAGCACGCTCAAGCCAATCAAGCTGGACAGCGGACAGGTAGTCGGTGTTGTGGGCACCTTCCGGGACTTTAAAGAAACACAAAAACTCGCTTACGAAATCATGAGCAACCAGGAAATGATCGTTTTTGAAGACATCGTGGGGATCAGCAGGCCGATGCTGGAGATAAAGGCCAAGGCCCAGAAAGTAGCAGCCAGCAACTCGACCGTCTTAATTGTGGGAGAAAGCGGCACCGGCAAAGAAATCTTTGCCAGGGCAATTCATGCTGCCGGGCCACACGGTCACCGGCCTTTTATCTCCATTAACTGCGCTGCCATGCCGGAAAACCTCCTGGAAATAGAGCTTTTTGGGTATAACGAGGGCGCCTTCAGCGGAGCGCGGCGCGGGGGCAAACAGGGCAAATTTGAGTTGGGCGCCGGAGGCACTATTTTCCTGGAAGAAATCGGCAATATGTCCCTGTACCTGCAAACAAAGCTCCTGAAAGTCCTCAAAGAGAAAGGGATTGAGCGGGTTGGCGGCACGCGGGTAATCCCGGTGGATGTCAGGGTCATTGCCGCAACCAACACTGACCTGCGGGAACTGGTAAGGAAAAATATCTTCAGGGACGACCTCTACTACCAGCTGAGCGTCATTCCCCTGGTGATACCCCCACTGCGGGTACGGCAGGAAGATATCCCGATCCTTCTGGACTTTTACATGAAACGGTTCAGCAAGCTACTGGGCAAAGAAATCAAGGGTTTTGACGACGAGGCGCTGAACTCCTGTATAAAATATTACTGGCCAGGCAATGTTCGGGAGCTGGTCTACGCTGTGGAATACGCCATCAATCTGGAGGAAAACGACTTGATTACCATGGAGAGCCTGCCTCAGGCCTTGCGCGAGTCGGTCAAAAAAGGAACATCCGCCGGCATTACCGGTGACGGTAAGCTGATGCCCCTGGCTCAGTTGGAAAAAGAGGCCATTATAACTGCCCTGGACCAATTTGGTTGGACTGATGAAGGCAAAACCAGGGCCGCCAGAGTCCTCGGGATCAGCCGGGCGACCATCTACCGAAAAATTCAGAGGTACGACCTGGCGCCCGCTTGA
- a CDS encoding YmaF family protein: MRQLLEKEHRHWYAGSTSFEFDHSHQCSGYTELSYESGHSHYHRIIVIVVKDRPHGHDHVIEIMTGPAIYNKHGHYHRISTKTSLNGRPKHRHRFERVTSPPIGYYY; this comes from the coding sequence GTGAGGCAATTGCTTGAAAAGGAACATCGTCATTGGTATGCCGGGTCTACATCTTTCGAGTTTGATCACTCGCATCAATGTTCAGGATATACCGAGTTGTCTTACGAATCGGGTCATAGCCATTATCACCGCATCATTGTTATAGTTGTAAAGGATAGACCCCATGGTCATGACCACGTAATAGAAATAATGACCGGCCCTGCCATTTATAATAAACATGGGCATTATCACCGGATAAGCACTAAAACGAGCTTAAATGGCAGGCCAAAGCATCGTCACCGTTTCGAAAGAGTTACATCACCACCAATCGGCTATTATTATTAG
- a CDS encoding ATPase domain-containing protein, producing MDKAPTGIKGFDELLYGGIIRGNTVLLEGVPGAGKTTFGIEFIYHGITEFNEHGVIVTCEELPESIYRDALNFGWDLKDLEKANKLRILCTSPEVLVDPDVNLIETVVREVGARRILVDSISHFQNVINNPLFLRKSVYSFCNGLRRLGLTAFLVKERVSDGTRDYAFEEYVVDAVIHLENRERPGLHRHRVMEITKTRGQEHIPGKQTFRITNEGIKVFPLVGSVDIGVVEHQENGLLHTGVPGLDELLQGGLPRGFSVAVAGSSGTGKTALGMQYLVKGAQNFGDKGLFLSLEETPQQLMANARRFDWDMSALQEQGQLRVLYMPLSKMEIDETIIKLGEMAKSFGARRLVIDSIYVFLSRIDNAAVLHEKFYSLVTYLNSLNCTTLLISPAWELADNGKIEVIHSVVQGTILLKSILSQNRRVRQLELYKMRGVNHAMGNHLLEINSSGIQVFPRLGG from the coding sequence TTGGATAAAGCACCTACCGGAATAAAGGGCTTTGACGAATTGTTGTACGGCGGAATTATACGTGGCAATACTGTTCTACTGGAGGGAGTCCCCGGCGCCGGTAAAACCACTTTTGGTATAGAGTTCATCTACCACGGGATCACCGAATTTAATGAGCACGGGGTAATTGTTACATGCGAGGAATTACCCGAATCAATATACCGTGACGCTCTTAACTTTGGCTGGGACCTGAAGGATCTGGAGAAGGCCAACAAACTGCGAATCCTATGCACCTCTCCGGAAGTACTGGTGGATCCTGATGTTAACCTTATAGAAACTGTTGTTCGCGAGGTTGGCGCCAGGAGAATCCTGGTCGACAGTATCAGCCATTTTCAAAATGTTATTAATAACCCGCTGTTCCTGCGTAAATCAGTTTATAGTTTTTGCAACGGTTTGCGCCGTCTGGGCTTGACAGCCTTTTTGGTTAAGGAGCGGGTTAGCGATGGGACCCGGGATTACGCATTTGAAGAATACGTGGTTGACGCGGTAATCCATCTGGAAAACAGGGAACGTCCGGGCCTGCACCGGCACCGGGTGATGGAAATAACCAAAACCCGGGGCCAGGAGCACATCCCCGGGAAACAGACCTTTCGCATTACTAATGAAGGGATTAAAGTTTTTCCTCTGGTTGGTTCAGTGGACATTGGTGTCGTGGAACACCAGGAAAACGGGCTGCTGCATACAGGTGTGCCGGGGCTCGACGAATTATTGCAGGGTGGGTTACCCAGGGGTTTTAGCGTAGCGGTTGCCGGCAGTTCCGGAACCGGTAAAACAGCATTGGGTATGCAGTATCTGGTTAAGGGAGCCCAGAACTTCGGCGACAAAGGGTTATTTCTGTCTCTCGAGGAAACCCCGCAGCAATTAATGGCCAACGCCCGGCGCTTTGACTGGGATATGTCCGCCCTTCAAGAACAAGGACAGCTTCGAGTTTTGTATATGCCTCTTTCCAAGATGGAAATAGATGAGACTATTATCAAGCTGGGCGAGATGGCAAAATCATTTGGAGCCCGCCGGCTGGTAATAGACTCCATTTATGTTTTTCTTTCGCGTATTGACAACGCAGCTGTCCTGCATGAAAAATTCTATAGCCTGGTCACCTATTTAAACAGCCTTAACTGCACCACTTTATTAATCAGCCCGGCCTGGGAACTGGCAGACAACGGCAAAATTGAAGTAATTCATTCAGTAGTCCAGGGAACCATCCTGCTTAAGTCAATTCTATCGCAAAATCGCCGGGTCAGGCAGTTGGAGCTATATAAAATGCGGGGAGTCAACCATGCCATGGGCAACCACTTGTTGGAAATCAATTCTTCGGGTATACAGGTATTCCCCCGGCTAGGAGGATAG
- a CDS encoding DUF421 domain-containing protein: protein MLIWEYVYRTVFVYFVVLLVIRLMGKREIGQLSPFDFVVAIIIAELAVIPLEAKEAPLWHSILPLAMLGALEVVVSYATLFSHTLRSIICGAPQVIIKNGELLRGEMRKARYNLDDLLAQMRDKGIVDPSEVEFAVLETSGKLSIIPKSQYRPVIPADLGIQTPYEGLPTVLVMDGNIMRKNLQDIELDEKWLTEALKKRELTPRKVLLATLGTDGRLFVSKK, encoded by the coding sequence ATGCTGATATGGGAATATGTATACCGTACGGTTTTCGTATATTTTGTGGTCCTGTTGGTAATCAGGTTAATGGGAAAGCGGGAAATCGGTCAGCTTTCTCCATTTGACTTTGTTGTCGCCATCATTATTGCGGAACTGGCGGTCATACCGTTGGAGGCCAAAGAGGCGCCGCTGTGGCACAGCATCCTCCCTCTGGCCATGTTGGGGGCTTTAGAAGTTGTGGTCTCGTATGCGACCCTTTTCAGCCATACCCTGCGCAGTATTATTTGCGGCGCCCCCCAGGTGATTATTAAAAATGGGGAACTTTTACGGGGGGAGATGCGCAAGGCCCGCTACAACCTTGATGACCTGCTGGCTCAAATGCGCGATAAAGGAATCGTCGACCCGTCCGAGGTGGAATTTGCAGTCCTGGAAACTTCCGGTAAACTCAGCATTATACCAAAGTCCCAGTACCGTCCGGTAATCCCCGCTGATCTCGGGATCCAAACACCCTACGAAGGACTGCCCACGGTATTGGTTATGGACGGCAATATCATGCGCAAAAATTTACAGGATATCGAACTGGATGAGAAGTGGCTGACAGAGGCCTTAAAGAAGCGTGAACTGACCCCGCGAAAAGTCCTGCTGGCCACCCTCGGGACCGACGGCCGCCTGTTTGTCAGCAAAAAATAA
- a CDS encoding 4Fe-4S binding protein — MSETMPHRNPKNIQINKSWCKGCGICAGLCSKVLAMDGGGKVFAANPSLCTACRICETHCPDFAISIGVDVN, encoded by the coding sequence GTGTCAGAAACAATGCCCCACCGCAATCCCAAAAATATTCAAATAAATAAGAGTTGGTGCAAGGGTTGCGGGATTTGCGCCGGACTCTGCTCCAAGGTTTTGGCCATGGACGGCGGCGGCAAGGTTTTCGCGGCGAACCCTTCCCTCTGTACCGCTTGCCGCATTTGTGAGACCCACTGCCCCGACTTTGCCATATCAATTGGAGTGGATGTGAATTAA
- a CDS encoding MFS transporter, translated as MRKGRLVNSDRFAGSSPAKQSNLIRIIVMVAFRSFCYFGLVAFLPLYYQQQNISLIAGSHYLSLMLFAGAVGGLIGGYISDIIGRKPVIVDSLILATPLLYLYLNSSGALSYFLVILAGTFLLSSFSVTVVLAQDILKENKAMAV; from the coding sequence ATACGGAAAGGCCGCCTGGTCAACAGCGACCGGTTCGCGGGGAGCAGTCCGGCCAAGCAAAGCAACCTGATAAGGATCATTGTAATGGTCGCTTTCCGCTCATTTTGCTACTTTGGACTGGTGGCGTTCCTTCCCCTTTATTATCAGCAACAAAATATATCTTTGATTGCCGGAAGTCATTACTTGTCTCTGATGCTTTTTGCCGGTGCTGTGGGAGGGTTGATTGGCGGATATATTTCTGATATTATTGGGCGCAAGCCGGTAATTGTTGACTCATTAATTCTGGCTACCCCACTGTTATACCTTTACTTGAACAGCAGCGGAGCTTTAAGTTATTTTTTAGTGATTCTGGCTGGTACGTTTCTCCTGTCTTCTTTTTCAGTGACCGTTGTATTAGCTCAGGACATATTAAAAGAAAATAAGGCAATGGCGGTTTAA
- a CDS encoding 2-oxoacid:acceptor oxidoreductase family protein yields MALTSEIILSGTGGQGLILAGQILADAVIRDGKNTVQTQSYGPEARGGASRAEVIISDGEIDYPKVTKPDILLVMSREALKKYAGSISENGTLIIDDTYITDQLPIGANVFAVPYTRIARENLGKEMFANVVALGALAAITGIVTKESLQLALMSRIPPGSEALNKKALELGWKSAHQAAA; encoded by the coding sequence GTGGCGTTAACTAGTGAAATTATACTAAGCGGCACAGGTGGTCAGGGGTTGATCCTGGCGGGACAAATCCTGGCGGACGCCGTGATCAGAGACGGTAAGAATACTGTCCAGACACAATCTTACGGGCCGGAAGCCCGTGGCGGGGCCAGTAGAGCAGAAGTCATTATCAGCGACGGAGAAATTGATTACCCCAAAGTCACCAAACCCGACATTTTGCTTGTTATGAGCAGGGAAGCTCTTAAAAAATATGCGGGCAGCATCAGCGAAAACGGGACATTGATCATCGACGACACTTATATTACGGACCAGCTCCCAATAGGCGCCAATGTTTTCGCCGTACCTTACACCCGCATCGCCAGGGAAAACCTCGGCAAGGAAATGTTCGCCAACGTGGTGGCGCTGGGCGCTCTGGCCGCAATTACAGGTATAGTTACCAAGGAATCACTACAGTTGGCTCTGATGTCCCGGATACCACCGGGGTCGGAAGCTTTAAATAAAAAGGCGCTGGAACTCGGCTGGAAAAGCGCACACCAGGCCGCGGCCTAA
- a CDS encoding 2-oxoacid:ferredoxin oxidoreductase subunit beta, whose product MQNNVNKYLRSEKLPHIWCPGCGNGIVLGAITRAFGLLDCDQDNTVVVSGIGCSSRATGYLDFCTLHTTHGRALAFATGIKMARPELKVFVLMGDGDSTGIGGNHFIHAARRNIDLTAIIFNNSIYGMTGGQSSPLSPLNSRATTAPQGTFERPFDLAELARGAGATYVARGTTYHANMLTQLIRNGADHKGFSVVEAVTACPISYGRRNKMGNGYDMLLWQKEHSVPVEKARKLTPLEMEGKFAIGELYKADAPEFTDIYERFIEEKQKKNEEERHRGVN is encoded by the coding sequence GTGCAAAATAATGTTAATAAATATTTGCGCTCTGAAAAGCTCCCTCATATCTGGTGTCCCGGCTGCGGCAACGGGATTGTATTGGGCGCCATAACCCGTGCTTTCGGCCTTTTAGACTGCGACCAGGACAATACCGTCGTTGTTTCCGGGATCGGCTGTTCTTCCAGGGCCACCGGTTATCTTGATTTCTGCACCCTGCACACCACCCATGGCAGGGCCCTGGCCTTCGCCACCGGGATCAAAATGGCCCGGCCGGAGCTTAAGGTGTTTGTTTTAATGGGTGACGGCGACAGCACCGGTATTGGCGGCAACCACTTTATCCACGCTGCCAGGCGCAACATCGACCTTACTGCCATTATTTTCAATAACAGTATCTATGGTATGACCGGGGGGCAATCCTCCCCTCTCTCACCGCTCAACTCAAGGGCAACCACCGCTCCCCAGGGGACGTTTGAACGACCCTTTGACCTGGCGGAACTGGCGCGGGGAGCGGGGGCCACTTACGTGGCAAGAGGCACCACCTACCATGCCAACATGCTGACCCAGTTAATCAGGAACGGAGCTGACCACAAAGGCTTCAGCGTCGTGGAAGCTGTCACCGCCTGCCCGATCTCTTACGGCCGGCGTAATAAGATGGGTAACGGCTACGACATGCTGCTCTGGCAGAAAGAGCACAGCGTCCCTGTTGAAAAAGCCAGAAAGCTGACGCCGTTAGAAATGGAAGGAAAGTTTGCAATTGGTGAACTGTATAAAGCAGATGCTCCCGAGTTCACTGACATTTATGAGCGTTTCATAGAGGAGAAGCAAAAAAAGAACGAGGAGGAGCGGCATCGTGGCGTTAACTAG
- a CDS encoding helix-hairpin-helix domain-containing protein, whose product MLQLDRKQQLVILVLVSIIIFGGGYRFAQMKERAAEENKAALDREEVADDSKTKDLLIHVTGAVVKPGVYQLPAGSRIIDAVNKAGPTGEADLDVLKLATPVTDGQTIYVPVKGAAGQPGAVGSTNPSAAAAVSPVAASSAGAGNRAQQAGGKVNINTADQAQLDTLPGVGPAYAQRIIQYREINGPFQTIEDIKQVSGIGDKRFEQLKDLITVQ is encoded by the coding sequence ATGTTGCAGCTGGATCGCAAACAACAGCTGGTAATCCTGGTGCTGGTGAGCATAATTATCTTCGGCGGGGGTTACCGGTTTGCCCAAATGAAAGAACGTGCCGCCGAGGAAAACAAAGCCGCCCTTGACCGGGAAGAGGTGGCGGATGACAGCAAAACCAAGGATCTGTTAATCCACGTCACAGGAGCTGTGGTAAAGCCCGGTGTCTACCAGTTACCTGCGGGTTCGAGGATCATCGACGCGGTAAATAAGGCCGGCCCCACTGGTGAGGCCGACCTGGATGTTTTAAAGCTGGCGACGCCGGTAACCGACGGGCAGACCATCTATGTGCCGGTTAAGGGAGCGGCAGGCCAGCCTGGAGCAGTAGGGTCAACGAATCCATCAGCGGCGGCTGCTGTTTCGCCCGTTGCGGCGTCTTCAGCAGGGGCGGGAAATAGGGCTCAACAGGCCGGTGGAAAGGTGAACATAAATACAGCCGACCAGGCTCAGCTGGACACGCTGCCGGGGGTTGGACCGGCGTATGCCCAACGGATAATTCAATACAGGGAGATTAACGGTCCTTTTCAAACCATTGAGGACATCAAACAGGTATCCGGGATCGGGGATAAACGGTTTGAGCAGTTGAAAGACCTGATCACGGTTCAGTGA
- a CDS encoding 2-oxoacid:acceptor oxidoreductase subunit alpha — translation MNDVAQLARLMQGNEAIVEGALAAGLRFFAGYPITPSTEISELLAARLPLYGGRFIQMEDEMASMAAIIGASLAGLKSLTATSGPGFSLKQENIGFASMAEVPCVVVNVQRHGPSTGIPTAPAQGDVMQARWGTHGDHPAIALCPASVQESYSLTVEAFNFAEKYRTPVILLTDEVIGHMRERVILPQPDKLNVIDRKKPPAGLEKYYPYRPGEDGVPAMADFCENYRFHVTGLVHDESGFPTTDADVAEKLIRRLNNKIMDNLDDIVLSESWLTKDADIIIVAYGAVSRSAKKAIKEARVAGFKVGLFRPITIWPFPEKEIAVLSRQAHTMIVPEMNLGQLKLEVERAASGRSRVIGVNKVNGELITPGEILDAIIKQ, via the coding sequence ATGAATGATGTTGCTCAGCTGGCCCGTTTAATGCAGGGTAATGAAGCTATTGTGGAGGGCGCGCTGGCCGCCGGCCTCCGCTTCTTTGCAGGGTATCCCATTACCCCGTCCACTGAGATTTCAGAACTATTAGCTGCCAGATTACCTCTCTATGGGGGCAGGTTTATCCAGATGGAAGACGAGATGGCCAGCATGGCTGCCATCATCGGCGCCTCCCTGGCTGGATTGAAGTCACTTACCGCTACCAGCGGTCCCGGCTTTTCACTTAAACAAGAGAACATCGGCTTTGCCTCGATGGCTGAGGTGCCCTGCGTGGTGGTCAATGTACAGCGTCACGGACCAAGTACCGGTATTCCCACCGCCCCGGCTCAGGGGGACGTTATGCAGGCGCGCTGGGGCACCCATGGCGACCACCCGGCAATCGCGCTCTGTCCTGCTTCCGTACAGGAATCATATTCGCTGACCGTGGAAGCTTTTAATTTTGCAGAAAAATACAGGACACCGGTAATTCTTCTTACCGATGAGGTCATCGGCCACATGAGGGAAAGGGTGATCCTGCCCCAACCGGATAAACTGAATGTGATCGACCGCAAAAAACCACCGGCCGGTCTTGAAAAATACTATCCCTACAGGCCTGGCGAAGACGGCGTTCCAGCTATGGCTGATTTTTGTGAAAATTACCGCTTTCACGTAACCGGTCTGGTACACGACGAAAGCGGCTTCCCCACTACCGACGCGGATGTTGCCGAAAAATTAATCAGACGCTTAAACAATAAAATTATGGATAACTTGGACGATATTGTCCTGAGTGAGTCCTGGCTGACTAAAGACGCGGACATTATTATCGTAGCCTACGGCGCCGTCTCACGTTCAGCCAAGAAAGCGATCAAAGAAGCGCGCGTGGCTGGTTTTAAGGTTGGCCTGTTCCGCCCCATCACCATCTGGCCGTTTCCGGAAAAAGAAATCGCTGTCCTGTCCCGGCAGGCTCACACCATGATAGTACCCGAGATGAACCTGGGCCAGCTCAAATTGGAAGTTGAGCGTGCCGCCTCGGGCAGGTCCAGGGTTATTGGAGTCAATAAGGTCAACGGTGAATTGATTACTCCCGGCGAAATTTTAGACGCAATCATAAAACAGTAA
- a CDS encoding DNA internalization-related competence protein ComEC/Rec2, which yields MQRPLVIFTALYMAGVLLGDLTGFKVSVALALAVGCFLVAVAGYTFAWRYNPGVILALFLLLGLAFSRLSIEESRTPLVDYAGQQVTLIGRLVSGADLRSDKVFYLCEARELVKGGERKPVCGQVRLSVKDVEQLYSYGDLLRITGLLYRPDPPGNPGAFNYRTYLERQGVWVTLSVNNKNSVEKIGEDGGNLVGRFALWVKQKLSTAATYTLPPSEAAVLNGVVFGTQGLIDRETREAFNETGIVHILSVSGLHVGLLLAGLVSLFGMLKISPGLTAPLATPVLLFYAIMTGINPAVMRATLMALLFLWARHLGRDQDWPTTLALAALVILLWNPLQIYHPGFQLSFAATWGLLYLSPLLAKFFIELFKGISPTIARAAAQGIAIPLAAQLATIPLVAWYYNLISPVSIPANLLAVPLVGLILALGLLAAGLGQVWLPLAGLVNAGTVIVVDLFLGLVQFLQQLPGAVVYLATPPALLAVAWYGGLLYAAGAAYTESGSPARQRLKSWAPAGAALVLVLLIIWWPWPGGKRMVVHFIDVGQGDSILVQTPGGKNMLIDTGGRREEFQTGTGTGDQVVAPYLRKIGVNRLDALVLTHPHEDHCGGAAYLINNFPVDLALVSPVGGGTLDGEPASTDQPAGGVANGTKKTGEEAPPAYIALLKKMIASGIQVQAAGSGDILRLDPEIYIEVLWPEENGSIGGAELNNASLVLRLTYGHSSFIFTGDIELEAQQKMLLSGEGLKSDVFKLPHHGSRSLLPELVDKVNPYIAVITVGAHNTFGHPAPSTVDLLYQEGVTIYRTDQDGAVIMETDGNRIEVKTGKKSS from the coding sequence ATGCAAAGGCCCCTGGTGATTTTTACCGCCTTATATATGGCAGGTGTTTTGCTGGGTGATTTGACCGGTTTCAAGGTTTCAGTCGCCTTAGCCCTGGCTGTTGGCTGCTTCCTGGTTGCTGTGGCAGGTTATACTTTCGCCTGGCGGTACAACCCGGGGGTTATTTTAGCGCTTTTTCTTCTGTTAGGACTGGCTTTTTCCCGGCTTTCCATCGAAGAGAGCAGGACCCCCCTGGTTGATTACGCGGGACAGCAGGTAACTTTGATCGGTCGTTTGGTCTCCGGAGCGGATTTAAGAAGCGATAAGGTCTTTTATCTTTGCGAGGCCAGGGAATTGGTTAAAGGGGGTGAGCGGAAACCGGTCTGCGGACAGGTGCGCCTGTCCGTAAAGGACGTCGAGCAGTTATATAGCTACGGTGATCTGCTTAGAATCACCGGCCTGTTGTATCGCCCGGATCCCCCCGGCAACCCCGGCGCTTTCAATTACCGGACCTACCTGGAGCGACAGGGTGTCTGGGTTACCCTTTCCGTCAACAACAAGAATTCCGTAGAGAAAATTGGCGAGGACGGAGGTAATCTGGTGGGGCGGTTCGCCCTGTGGGTCAAGCAGAAGCTTTCGACCGCTGCAACCTATACACTCCCGCCCTCTGAAGCGGCGGTTTTAAACGGAGTGGTTTTCGGAACCCAGGGGCTGATAGACAGGGAAACACGGGAAGCTTTTAATGAAACAGGTATAGTGCACATCCTGAGCGTTTCCGGCCTGCATGTGGGCCTGTTGCTGGCCGGTCTGGTTTCTCTTTTCGGCATGCTGAAGATTTCGCCGGGCCTGACCGCGCCTCTGGCCACCCCGGTTTTACTTTTTTACGCTATTATGACAGGTATCAATCCGGCCGTTATGCGCGCCACCCTGATGGCGCTGCTTTTTCTTTGGGCGCGCCACCTGGGCCGCGATCAGGATTGGCCCACCACTCTCGCTTTGGCCGCACTGGTTATCTTGCTCTGGAACCCCTTACAGATTTACCACCCAGGCTTTCAGCTCTCTTTTGCGGCGACCTGGGGTTTACTTTATCTGAGCCCGCTGCTTGCGAAATTTTTCATAGAACTGTTTAAAGGAATTTCTCCAACAATTGCGCGGGCTGCGGCCCAGGGTATCGCTATTCCCCTGGCGGCGCAGCTTGCTACCATACCGCTGGTGGCCTGGTATTACAACCTTATCTCACCCGTTTCCATCCCGGCCAACCTGCTGGCCGTCCCCCTGGTCGGATTGATCCTGGCCCTCGGGCTGCTGGCGGCGGGACTGGGCCAGGTCTGGCTGCCGCTGGCCGGTCTGGTCAACGCTGGTACCGTCATTGTGGTGGACCTGTTCCTGGGTTTGGTGCAATTCTTACAGCAGTTGCCCGGTGCGGTAGTATATCTGGCTACGCCGCCGGCTCTTTTGGCCGTGGCCTGGTATGGCGGGCTCCTTTATGCGGCCGGTGCCGCTTACACTGAATCCGGTTCTCCGGCACGGCAGAGGCTGAAAAGCTGGGCTCCGGCAGGCGCCGCTCTGGTTTTGGTCCTGCTCATAATCTGGTGGCCCTGGCCGGGCGGCAAAAGGATGGTGGTGCATTTCATTGACGTGGGGCAGGGTGACAGCATTCTGGTGCAGACGCCCGGCGGTAAAAATATGCTGATTGATACCGGCGGCAGGCGGGAGGAATTCCAGACCGGTACCGGCACTGGTGACCAGGTAGTGGCGCCCTACTTGAGGAAGATAGGGGTGAACCGGCTTGATGCGCTCGTGCTGACCCACCCGCATGAGGACCACTGCGGGGGAGCGGCATATCTGATTAACAACTTTCCCGTGGACCTGGCGCTGGTATCGCCTGTAGGTGGCGGGACCTTGGATGGTGAACCCGCGTCAACTGACCAACCAGCTGGCGGCGTTGCTAACGGCACAAAGAAAACAGGCGAGGAGGCACCTCCAGCCTACATCGCATTGTTGAAAAAGATGATCGCAAGCGGAATCCAGGTGCAGGCGGCCGGGTCAGGGGATATATTGCGGCTTGACCCGGAGATATATATAGAAGTGCTGTGGCCGGAAGAAAATGGGTCCATAGGAGGGGCCGAATTAAACAACGCCTCCCTGGTTTTAAGGTTGACCTATGGCCACAGCTCGTTTATTTTTACCGGTGATATAGAATTGGAAGCCCAGCAGAAAATGCTTCTCAGTGGCGAGGGCCTGAAGTCGGATGTGTTCAAACTGCCTCACCATGGCAGCCGCTCCCTGTTGCCTGAACTGGTTGACAAGGTAAATCCGTACATTGCCGTTATAACCGTAGGAGCCCACAACACCTTCGGCCACCCTGCGCCATCCACCGTGGACCTGTTGTACCAGGAAGGCGTCACGATTTACCGCACCGACCAGGACGGCGCGGTGATTATGGAAACGGACGGGAACAGGATTGAGGTTAAGACGGGGAAAAAGAGCAGCTAA